The following coding sequences are from one Salvia hispanica cultivar TCC Black 2014 chromosome 3, UniMelb_Shisp_WGS_1.0, whole genome shotgun sequence window:
- the LOC125209281 gene encoding probable esterase KAI2 codes for MANSIAAAHNARVLGSGDTVVVLGHGFGTDQSVWKHLIPHLMDYYKVIVYDHMGAGTTNPDYYDFDRYSTLEGYAYDLLAILEEFGVQKCIYVGHSLSSMAGAVASIFRPDLFHKLIMLSASPRFLNTGDYFGGFEQEDINELCGAMEKNYKSWASGFAPLVVGGDMNSMAVQEFSRTLFSMRPDIALNMFRMIFTFDLRHFLERVTVPCHIIQSSTVPLAVTEYIHQNLGGKSIVEVVPTEGHLPQLSSPELTIPVLVRHIRHDIADGDH; via the exons aTGGCGAACTCGATCGCAGCAGCGCACAACGCCCGCGTGCTGGGCAGCGGCGACACCGTGGTGGTCCTAGGGCACGGGTTCGGGACCGATCAGTCGGTGTGGAAGCACCTCATCCCGCACCTGATGGACTACTACAAGGTGATCGTGTACGACCACATGGGCGCCGGCACCACCAACCCCGATTACTACGACTTCGACCGTTATTCCACCCTTGAAGGCTACGCCTACGATCTCCTCGCCATCTTAGAGGAGTTCGGAGTCCAAAAATGCATCTACGTCGGCCACTCGCTCTCCTCCATGGCCGGCGCCGTCGCTTCCATTTTCCGCCCCGATCTGTTTCACAAGCTCATCATGCTGTCCGCCTCCCCAAG gtTCTTGAACACGGGGGATTACTTCGGAGGGTTCGAGCAGGAGGACATCAATGAGCTATGCGGCGCGATGGAGAAGAACTACAAGTCGTGGGCGTCGGGGTTCGCACCCCTGGTGGTGGGGGGCGACATGAATTCGATGGCGGTGCAAGAGTTCAGCCGGACGCTGTTTAGCATGCGGCCGGATATTGCGTTGAACATGTTCAGGATGATATTCACGTTCGACCTGAGGCACTTCCTCGAGCGCGTGACTGTACCATGCCACATCATCCAGAGCTCCACTGTGCCGCTCGCGGTGACCGAGTATATCCACCAGAACCTCGGCGGGAAGTCCATCGTTGAGGTGGTCCCCACGGAGGGTCATCTGCCGCAGCTCAGCTCACCAGAGCTCACCATCCCGGTGCTGGTACGCCACATACGACATGATATTGCAGATGGTGATCATTGA